The segment TGCTCTTCCTGGCACGCAAACCAGCGACCACAGCCGAACTGACCCGGCAACTGCTCGAGGCCGATGTCTGCCCCAATGAAGAAACCGCCCAAGCCCTGCTCCTCTGGGCGCTGAAGCACGACCTATTGACGTGGGAAACGACACGACTAAGGCATCGTTAAAATCGGAAGCATCACAGTCTGTTCGACGATGTGCGAGCGCAAGACGCTATCGAGACAACGAAGAGATACTTGAATCGCGTATGGAAGACTCTACACCTTGCGAAGTACCTGTCGAAAATCGCTACTATTCAATATCTCAATAGAACAACGCCCATTGCATCTGCAAAAACAATCCAATACCCAAGGATTGGAACTTTTTTCGCGTAAGAATTTGAATTGCGGTCTTATCGTACCGATGAACAAAACAACCCTACATACTGTTCAAAAATGTGCGCATGCAAGGCGCAAAACAATGCAATAAGACGACCAGGACAAATTGCCAGCTCGTAGCGATCTGCGCCGTTGATGCGTACAATTCCAAAATTCACTCATAAAAGCGATGCAGTAGCTTCAACTACTTGTTGCACTCCGCAGCCTACCTTCCTGAATTTGCCAGCATATCAAAAGTCTTCAATGTAAAAGAAAAAAACAATTCTGTTCTGAACACTGTTAATCTACTATTAAACTAAACACTATCTGATGCAGTAATACAGTACTGCATCATTTTTTTTGATTTAGTAGTCAATATTAAGCACTGTGGCACTCTGTAGAAATACGTATTTGCACATTTTTTTATTGCAAAAAAAATTTAAACAGGCAAAAATTAGTCACCGCAATACAAAAGTGAGGATGTGCCGATGACACGTACAATTTTTCAAAGAAGCACAAAAGTGTTCTTAGGCGTGGCATTCTGTTTTTGCTTGTTAACAGCGTTTATTCAGACGGCAATGGCTTACGAGTTGCACTTGATTGATGATCCAGATGTAGAGAATGCAACGATAGCTGGTCTTAGCGGTGACGGCACAGTCATCATAGGACACCGCGATATGGGTATACTCTTCACATGGTCCGAAAGCGAAGGCATAGAAGATTTAAATTCCCCGATGCAGCCAGCAAAGCATGGGCATGCTGTCAACTTCGATGGGTCCGCCATCGTGGGATCCCTCGGGGGGGGACCGAACAAGCAGGCAGTACGCTGGACCAAAAACGGCGGTACATGGGACGAGGATGTGCTGGACACAGGCCTGATCCAAGGCCAGAACTATGGCTCCGAAGCAACTGGAGTCTCCGACGACGGGAGCGTCGTTGTCGGCACAAGAGGGATCACCCTTAACCCTAGGGCTTGGCGGTGGACCGAGGATTCCGACTTGCAAGAACTCGGTCTGCTTCATGAAACCAAATCGTCCTACTCCAGGGCAACCGCCGTGAGTGGAGATGGGAAGGTGATTGTAGGGCGCGGCGACGACCAGTTCGGCAATGACTGCGCCTTTCGATGGACCGAAGACCGGGGCATGCAGCAACTCGGTGAATTTTACGGCGGATGGGAATCCTATCCAAACGCGGTTGATGAGGACGGCGATACCATAGTAGGCAGCGCCCAAACCATTGATCGCGATACCAGAGCCTTCCGATGGGTCGCAAAAGACAACTCGCTGCATAATATCGACAACCTCGAAATACAGGGAGTTGATTCTCATTACTCAGAAGCAACGGATGTTTCTGCGGATGGCTCTATCGTTATCGGCAACTGGGAAGGGCGCCACGACGAACATGGGATGCTTTACATTCCCTTCCGCTGGTCCGAAGAAGAAAACAACATGATACCCTTGGAGCAAATCCTTTGGGAGAATGGTGTAGAGATTACGCAGTCGCTTGCATCAGCGGACGCCATCAGCGCGGATGGGCAAACCATCATCGGCACAGCGGTGGACAATGAGAACAACGAGCATATCTACATCATGCGGGAACAAGGCATCACCTCCCCGGTGGACCTCAGCAGTTCCCTCCTCCCCATGCGGCAGGTCAGCCTGACGGCAACCTCCATTGCCAAAAGCAACAGCACCGCCTTGATGGATGCTTCCCACGGGGCGCTGTTCAATACCACCACCGGTCTTTCCAGCGGTGATGAAATGCCCGGCCGGACCAGGGTCTGGGTGGTGGGTACGGCCATCAGCGACAGTTCCTTTGCCGGGGACGACCTCGGCGGCGAAGGTGGCTTCGGCGTAACCCACCACTTCGCCAACGGCTTCAGCATCGGTGGCGGCATCTTTGCAGGCAACCGTTCCATGGAGACCTCCCATGGCGGCAACCAGGACATCAGCATGTTCGGTCCGGGACTCTTCGTGACATACGCCCCGAATTCAGCCGGACTCCGACTCGAAGCCGGCGGCACGTACCACTCCATGGAGATGACCCTCAAACGCGGCTACGCAAACGGAACCGCCTCGGCGCAGTCCAAGGGCGACACCGAAGGCAACGCCTATTCCCTGTACGGCCGCGTTGGATGGGCGCAGCCCATTTCAGAGAGCTTTTCCATCCTTCCCTTTGCCCAATATACATGGCAAAAGGTCGATATCGACGGATACACCGAATCCGGCGGTCCCTTCCCGGCCCGGTTCGACGACCAGACGGATGAAGTCACCCAAAGTCGCCTGGGCCTGGAATTGCAATACGCCTACAGCAGAAACGTGGAACTCTGGACATGGGCCGCATGGTCCCACCGCTTTGAAAGCGAAGGCGCTTCCATGAGCGGGGAATTCACGGGATTGTACTCCTTCGATTACGGCGGGGAAACCATCGACCAGGATTGGGGCGATACCGGCATCGGCGCCAAGTGGCGTCCCTACCTCGGCTTCGAAACCTTCACACGGCTCGGAGTAGGGATCGAAAGCGACAACTACATCGAACCGGACCTCTCCCTGACCCTGGGCATGAGTTGGGATATCTGAACAAAAACATCTGCCCAAACAAACAGCACAACGAAAAGGGGTGGTCCTCAGGGATCACCTCTTTTTTGCGTGACTTGCTGGCCAGACAAACAGTTACGGCCACCCGGGGCGGAACAGTTGCCAACCCCGCCCGATCACATCGCTTCGGACCAACACAAGCAGCATCCAGCCCAGGCCGCAGCCGATCCGGTTTCCCTCTGCTTTATTCTGTTGCATCCTTTACGCGGAAAACGCATATTGCTATGGGACAAATAGTTTTTTATGGCAACGTGCGTCAGCCGGGCATTCAGCTCCACGCTCAAGGGCTTGATGACGCATTACCTCCCTCAAAAACAACGATCGGCCACAGCGCAACACTTTGCAAAGGAGTTTGCCCATGCGCATCGCACTTATGACCATGACTCTTGCCTTGCTCCTGGTTTCTCCGGCATTGGCCGAAGACTTCATCGGATCCATCAAAACCGCACAGGGCGAAGCCTATGTACAACGCGGTGATGAACGCCTGGACGCCAAGCCCGGGGATCACGTCTAT is part of the Paucidesulfovibrio gracilis DSM 16080 genome and harbors:
- a CDS encoding autotransporter domain-containing protein gives rise to the protein MQPAKHGHAVNFDGSAIVGSLGGGPNKQAVRWTKNGGTWDEDVLDTGLIQGQNYGSEATGVSDDGSVVVGTRGITLNPRAWRWTEDSDLQELGLLHETKSSYSRATAVSGDGKVIVGRGDDQFGNDCAFRWTEDRGMQQLGEFYGGWESYPNAVDEDGDTIVGSAQTIDRDTRAFRWVAKDNSLHNIDNLEIQGVDSHYSEATDVSADGSIVIGNWEGRHDEHGMLYIPFRWSEEENNMIPLEQILWENGVEITQSLASADAISADGQTIIGTAVDNENNEHIYIMREQGITSPVDLSSSLLPMRQVSLTATSIAKSNSTALMDASHGALFNTTTGLSSGDEMPGRTRVWVVGTAISDSSFAGDDLGGEGGFGVTHHFANGFSIGGGIFAGNRSMETSHGGNQDISMFGPGLFVTYAPNSAGLRLEAGGTYHSMEMTLKRGYANGTASAQSKGDTEGNAYSLYGRVGWAQPISESFSILPFAQYTWQKVDIDGYTESGGPFPARFDDQTDEVTQSRLGLELQYAYSRNVELWTWAAWSHRFESEGASMSGEFTGLYSFDYGGETIDQDWGDTGIGAKWRPYLGFETFTRLGVGIESDNYIEPDLSLTLGMSWDI